Proteins encoded together in one Diabrotica undecimpunctata isolate CICGRU chromosome 3, icDiaUnde3, whole genome shotgun sequence window:
- the LOC140435904 gene encoding uncharacterized protein, with protein MQKPHRQRYNRVDCTLIPVLCTDDIVTAVLTITTEVGEKKLVVCSAYFPGDEALCPPSIISDIVAYCLGKGLQLIIGCDANAHHTVWGSTNINARGEYILNFILSEGLVISNIGNKPTFVTKARKEVLDLTLCTSRISDIITNWVVSDEPSCSDHRHIRFDLDIFPSEIKYRNPRDTNWVGYRESLSKNLEECTISFKSPEVIDSAAETISEAIMAAYQENCPEKTRKSTGSNTVWWNNGLRKMRSEVRSLFNKAKSNQDWDAYRSARPSYGDSAVGWVQVRRDKNVCTVKAKVTPEHNVRKTQYAVTCNIDEEYSVP; from the exons ATGCAAAAGCCGCATCGGCAACGCTA TAATAGAGTAGATTGTACATTAATCCCGGTGCTCTGCACTGATGATATTGTTACAGCTGTTCTAACTATAACCACGGAAGTAGGAGAGAAGAAACTGGTGGTGTGTTCAGCCTACTTTCCAGGTGATGAGGCTCTGTGTCCACCCAGCATTATAAGCGACATAGTTGCATATTGTCTAGGAAAAGGATTACAGCTCATTATAGGATGTGATGCCAACGCACATCACACCGTGTGGGGAAGCACAAACATTAATGCAAGGGGTGAGTATATTTTGAATTTCATCTTATCTGAAGGTTTGGTTATATCCAATATAGGAAACAAGCCAACTTTTGTCACTAAGGCACGCAAAGAAGTGTTAGATTTAACACTCTGCACGAGCAGGATAAGTGATATAATAACAAATTGGGTTGTGTCTGACGAACCCTCATGTTCGGATCACAGACATATACGATTTGACCTTGATATTTTTCCATCGGAAATTAAATACAGGAATCCTAGAGATACAAACTGGGTAGGATATAGGGAGTCCCTCAGTAAAAATCTCGAGGAATGTACGATTTCGTTTAAAAGCCCAGAGGTTATAGATTCGGCAGCAGAAACTATAAGCGAAGCTATTATGGCGGCTTACCAGGAAAATTGTCCAGAAAAAACAAGGAAAAGTACGGGCAGTAATACAGTCTGGTGGAACAACGGCTTAAGGAAGATGAGGTCGGAAGTCCGAAGCCTATTTAATAAAGCCAAAAGTAACCAAGATTGGGATGCCTACAG ATCCGCTAGGCCTTCTTATGGGGACTCTGCTGTTGGATGGGTGCAAGTTCGAAGAGATAAAAATGTATGCACAGTTAAAGCTAAAGTGACACCTGAACACAATGTGAGGAAAACACAATATGCTGTAACTTGCAATATTGATGAGGAATATTCAGTGCCATGA